The DNA sequence AGTAACTCTGGTGTCTCACCACAGATGCGGCGCTGGTCCAGCCTGTGTTGAGCGTGTACCCAGCAGCATCCAGAGATCCTCTGGAGGGGAGGACCGCCCTGCTGTGTGTGGCCTCAGACATGGTTCCTCCTCTGGTgaggttctcctggaggagacaACGGGCCGACAGTGCTGTGGAGGAGTCACCTCCTGCCCAtgaagaagagctgcagctcagagagcCGGGCCGCATCACCTCCATCAGACTGCTGGACCGGGACGCCGTCCACACCTATAAATACCGCTGCTCCGTGCAGCACGAGGGGGGGGCGGTGAAGGCCCAGTCCCAGCAAGGTGCTGATGTCCTGTCCCTCAGCCATCTTGAGACACCTTCAGGTGGGCTGATCTTTCTTCTTCACTGTGTTTCTCTTCCAGAGGTTGCACCAGTCCCCCCGTCCATCCCCCCGTCTGTCCCCCCGTCCATCCCTACGTCTGCCCCTCGTCCATCCCTCCGTCTGCCCcccgtccatccctccgtccatccctccgtctgtccccccGTCCATCCCCCCGTCTgtgctgaggatgaagctgctctctTTTGTCTACACGgccctgatgatgaagagtctgctgagctgctgtggaatctctctgctcctcttcctcaccaacaaccagaaacaggctgactgactggttcCAGTCCACCATCCTGTCTCGTCCTCTCACTGCTTCCTTTTCCACTGGGACTTTTCCTCTCGCAGAATAAAAGCTTCTCTCCAGCAATAATAACTGTAATTTGCCAGCTTTGATCAATAAAGTAAATCTGTCTGAACAGGAAGCTGAATCCTCGTTGTGAGGTCACCAAACTCTTCGTAGTTTGATGTcattttttcatatttgttgATGAATTTCTGGACCGATGACAGCGTCtcgatcacttcctgtttgacatgtTTGTTATTAGGAAGCGGCAGAATGAGACGGTTGCTGCTCACATGTTGATCTTTAGGGACGATATTGGAAGACACAGAAGATTTCCTGTTTATTACGGAGAAATCCAGAAATGGTTCGTTGATCATTACATACAAATTAAGTCCGAATAATTCTAAAAGTGTCCAGAAGATAAATGTGGTGAGAAGATGCTGCAAGGAGCCGAAGGTTGCTGTGAAGGTTTCTGCGTCTCTTTCAGCGTTGCTCCCCCAGAACGTGTGGTTTCACTGTTGCTAGGACACCGTCACAGGAAGCACACAGCcgcagcacaggaagtgattttATCGGTCTCGTCCCCACAGTCACACTCTGgcctgctgcacctgctcatCGTCTGCAACAGGTTCTCAGGctgcagaaccttccagaagacACCTGTGGACCCATTTAACAGGCCAGGTCTTCTGGCTTCTGCCCGCTCAGCAGCATCCACTCAGCTTCTTCTCAGCACCTTCACGGGGCACAAATTAGTCAGTAAAATCCCTTCTGGAAGGGGATCAACAGGATCGGCTCAAATCAGCATTTCCCTTCTAACAATAGTTGATATTTAAAACCCGTTTGGAAGCATCTCCACAGGATCTTCAGCAACGTGAGTTGTGATGGAGGCCCCAAGATTCAGGTCAGGATTATGAAGTCAGTGACCAGATAAACCAGAACAACTGCTCTTCATCTTTAGGCCACTTTAGCAAACTAGAGAAAAGCACTGGGCGCTGTGGGGCTTTGATGTTTCAGATCAAAGTCTCTCTGGAATCTATGTTACCAACtgaatcagctcttccttggtcCACCATCAGCGCCTCCTAAAGACATTAAAATCCGGCCGTGCCGTGGACAAGGAGGGGAAGTGTTTCAGGTCTCCAgatgggtcagggtctgagtaCGAGACTGCTGAAGAGTGGGCTGATGGAGGTCAGGGAGGAGGCTGGGTGAGCCCAGATGATGAACGTTCCTGTACAAATCAAGTTCCACTTAAAGTGTCAGACGGGTGGGAAGCTGGACATGAGGCTGCAGAGCAGGAGTTATGGAAGAGTGACGAAGAAAAGTGTTCAGCTGATGAAGAGTTGGCACGGAACACTGGTACACAATCAGTTTCCAGAGATCAGGCAGGTGAGCAAGGCACGCTCACTTTCACCTGTgagccacaaacaggaagtgtgtttaaCGAAAACCCCTCAGATAACAagggaggtgcgtttgattcagatCCCACGACTGaagcacagggaggaggtgcgtttgattcagacCCTTTTGCTCAAACAAAAAGtggaggtgcgtttgattcagacCCTTTTGCTCAAACAGACAGTGGAGGTGCGTTTGAGTCAGACCCTTTTGCTCAAACAGACAGTGGAGGTGCGTTTGAGTCAGACCAGTGTGTCAACAGTTTCCCAGAAACATGTTCAGGTACTGAAGATGGCGTCTGGACCTCCGAGCCCTGGCGGGACTCTGCATCCGTCTCAGCTGAGGGAGTTAAAGCTGTAAACAGAATTCACAAAGAACCAGAAAATTCAGACATGTCAGAAGATGAAGCTGCAAACCGAAGACTTGGAAAGTTGTATCAAGAGCTAGATACAGAGAAGGAAGAGGTATTGGTCTTTCTCAACTCCGCCCTGTGGTAGAAACCAGCCTCGTGTAGAAATGAATGGAGAATCCTTTATGGTGTCTTCTACCCTTCCACAGAGTCCTCAAACCTGGACCCCAGCCTGAGCTCCTCCTACACCTCCTCTTGCTTGCTTTATCTGTGTGTCCATCCCATCCTCCGGTTCCACATTTGGTTATCTTTAAGGTGTCACCGTTGCAGCGTGCTAAcaatgtttgtgtctttgtgcttTACTCCAGGTCACCAGTGCGTTTAATGGCCTGTCCCAGGTAACCTGTTCTAATCTGTTAAACGGGTCTGAGATTGAACCTTTGCTTGACTGGCTGATGAACCCCTCCACCAGACGGATCCCTCAGAACGGAGGGAGGAATCGATTGGATACCATCATGGGATTGAGTCATGTGTCTTCTCCACCGgggagacaacaacaacaacaacaaatatagaaacaacaacaaatatgtaaacaacaacaacaaatatagCAACAACAGCCCACAAAGGTTGAATGTCAGTCAGAACCAAAGAGGTtttgaatgaaagatgtgtgtCGGACCAGTAAAGTGTGTTTTGTGAATCATCATGACcagtgtgggttagtgttagttagtgtgggttagtgttagttagtgtgggttagtgttagttagtgtggattagtgttagtgttagttagtgtgggttagtgtgggTTATTGATAGTGTGGGTCAGTgttagttagtgtgggttagtgttagtgttagttagtgtgggttagtgtgggttattgatagtgtgggttagtgttagttagtgtgggttagtgttagtgttagttagtgtgggttagtgtgggTTATTGATAGTGTGGGTCAGTgttagttagtgtgggttagtgttagtgtgggttagtgtgggttagtgctagttagtgtgggttaatgttagtgtgggttagtgctcattagtgtgggttagtgttagttagtgtGGTTAGTGTTAGTCAGTGTGGGTTAGTTAAAGTACTGTAACGGTTAGTCTGGCATGTTGATGTTGAGGGTTTAGTGGAAGTAAATGTTATAATGTGACTCGTTGTGACTcgtttgtgtttcacctgtctgCTCCTCAGGATGCGGCTCCGCCCTCTTTTTTTGCTGATTTTGATCAAATGGTAAGTTTAACCAGGTCAGGCTTTATAGACAGGTTTAGTTTAACGAGGTTCATCAGTTTCAGAAAAATGGGTTTCAGATTTGAAAATTGTGTAAATTGAAAGCAGAGAAAGTGCtggaaacctgctgctgttatcaGGCTGATCAGTATTGATAGAGATCATTAGTGATCTGCTGACGTTTGCATCTGACAGCATCTTCAGATGGTAACCAAGGTCCAACAGTGCAGTTGTGGTTTAGTCTAGTTCTATTAGTGATTCATCTGGATCACATTATCTCCTATTAAGAAACTCAGTTCTAGTTCTGGTTGGAGTTGAAAGGAACATGTCAGGAGCCAGTTTTGGGTTCACACCAAGTTTTCTCTACAAGAACGAGGTTAAAACAGAACCAAGTGAGGTTCCTGAAGCTCCAGACACAGAAGCTCCTGAGGAACAGGAGGCtacagctccccctgctggtgaggagcccgcagcacctgctgaagaagaggaagagaagagtgaagaagaggaggtgaagccgaCTACAGCTCCTTCcactgaggaagagctggagcccACTGTTGCTCCCTCTGATGAAGTGATGGAGGAGACTgaagcgccacctgctggtgaggaggacacagagggaTCAGGCAgtctggagaaggagaagccaGTCGTAAGTGAACAGCATGATCTTCATCCTTGATACATCTGGTCAGTCGGCaggttcatcttcatcatcaccactatGGCCAGGagtatcttcatcatcagcaaactcatcatcctcatcaagatgatcttcatcatcaaacTCATTATCCTCATCaagatgatcttcatcatcaaacTCATTATCCTCATCaagatgatcttcatcatcatcattaagattgtcttcatcatcatcaagatgatcttcatcaccatcctcatcaagatgatcttcatcatcagcaaacTCATCATCaagatgatcttcatcatcaaactcatcatcaaactcatcatcaaactcatcatcctcatcaagattatcttcatcatcatcaagatgatcttcatcatcatcattaagattatcatcatcatgatcttcatcaccatcctcataaagatgatcttcatcatcagcaaacTCACTATCATGAAGACctttatgatgatgatgatcaagatgatcttcatcatcattaagattgtcttcatcaccatcaggattatcttcatcatcctcatcatcttgtATCAATCAATACTTCACTCAGTTTCTAATAAACGTGAATGTTTTCCTTTGAAGGTACCTGAGGAACCTTCATCCAtcca is a window from the Takifugu flavidus isolate HTHZ2018 unplaced genomic scaffold, ASM371156v2 ctg344, whole genome shotgun sequence genome containing:
- the LOC130520320 gene encoding uncharacterized protein LOC130520320 isoform X1, whose protein sequence is MQPFTPAALCFLCSGLVVIETQLTQDQISVTSRADAALVQPVLSVYPAASRDPLEGRTALLCVASDMVPPLVRFSWRRQRADSAVEESPPAHEEELQLREPGRITSIRLLDRDAVHTYKYRCSVQHEGGAVKAQSQQEVAPVPPSIPPSIPPSVPPSIPPSVLRMKLLSFVYTALMMKSLLSCCGISLLLFLTNNQKQAD
- the LOC130520320 gene encoding uncharacterized protein LOC130520320 isoform X7, coding for MQPFTPAALCFLCSGLVVIETQLTQDQISVTSRADAALVQPVLSVYPAASRDPLEGRTALLCVASDMVPPLVRFSWRRQRADSAVEESPPAHEEELQLREPGRITSIRLLDRDAVHTYKYRCSVQHEGGAVKAQSQQEVAPVPSSIPPSAPRPSLRPSLRLSPRPSPRLC
- the LOC130520320 gene encoding uncharacterized protein LOC130520320 isoform X6; protein product: MQPFTPAALCFLCSDAALVQPVLSVYPAASRDPLEGRTALLCVASDMVPPLVRFSWRRQRADSAVEESPPAHEEELQLREPGRITSIRLLDRDAVHTYKYRCSVQHEGGAVKAQSQQEVAPVPPSIPPSIPPSVPPSIPPSVLRMKLLSFVYTALMMKSLLSCCGISLLLFLTNNQKQAD
- the LOC130520320 gene encoding uncharacterized protein LOC130520320 isoform X4; the protein is MQPFTPAALCFLCSGLVVIETQLTQDQISVTSRADAALVQPVLSVYPAASRDPLEGRTALLCVASDMVPPLVRFSWRRQRADSAVEESPPAHEEELQLREPGRITSIRLLDRDAVHTYKYRCSVQHEGGAVKAQSQQEVAPVPPSIPPSIPPSVLRMKLLSFVYTALMMKSLLSCCGISLLLFLTNNQKQAD
- the LOC130520320 gene encoding uncharacterized protein LOC130520320 isoform X5, which codes for MSGTRTLVLIVSSTDAALVQPVLSVYPAASRDPLEGRTALLCVASDMVPPLVRFSWRRQRADSAVEESPPAHEEELQLREPGRITSIRLLDRDAVHTYKYRCSVQHEGGAVKAQSQQEVAPVPPSIPPSIPPSVPPSIPPSVLRMKLLSFVYTALMMKSLLSCCGISLLLFLTNNQKQAD
- the LOC130520320 gene encoding uncharacterized protein LOC130520320 isoform X3; this translates as MFSSRFCPSLFHCVMILGSGTRLVVSDAALVQPVLSVYPAASRDPLEGRTALLCVASDMVPPLVRFSWRRQRADSAVEESPPAHEEELQLREPGRITSIRLLDRDAVHTYKYRCSVQHEGGAVKAQSQQEVAPVPPSIPPSIPPSVPPSIPPSVLRMKLLSFVYTALMMKSLLSCCGISLLLFLTNNQKQAD
- the LOC130520320 gene encoding uncharacterized protein LOC130520320 isoform X2 — encoded protein: MQPFTPAALCFLCSGLVVIETQLTQDQISVTSRADAALVQPVLSVYPAASRDPLEGRTALLCVASDMVPPLVRFSWRRQRADSAVEESPPAHEEELQLREPGRITSIRLLDRDAVHTYKYRCSVQHEGGAVKAQSQQEVAPVPPSIPPSVPPSIPTMKLLSFVYTALMMKSLLSCCGISLLLFLTNNQKQAD